From the genome of Seriola aureovittata isolate HTS-2021-v1 ecotype China chromosome 18, ASM2101889v1, whole genome shotgun sequence:
ACAAGTTAACACAGGTGGGCAATGTAAGGGGTGTGCGAGTGGTGCCGCATCCTTCCTGCATCACCTCTGAGTGCaaacattaattatttcatGGGCTTAAATAGTAAATACAaaatcagaagaagaaaaggcttCACGCTGCcaacatgtcatttttcatatttcatatgaGCCAATAAAAAACAGCTTTACTTGAACTCAGAGCAGGTGCACATTTGTTTGCGCATGCTGAAATCATGACTTCTGTCTGGTCCTCACCGTAACACTCTGGACGTTCTGAAACTTGACGTAGCGCAGAGGAATCAAACCCTCGTCTTTGTAGTCTTCCTCTGACAGCTCCAGAGTCTGAGTGGCTTCGCTCCGCTCCGCGTCGTCGAAGCCCATCGACCGCGGGAGATTGATGAACACCTTCATCACCTTAGGGGCTTGGGCTGACAcacagaaggaaggaaggatggagaaAGGTACACAATGTTAGTTACGGTTGCCTGTAGATGATGCACTGACTACATGAGAGAGTCggattaaaaacacaagcagaatAAAACTTACCAAAGTCTGACGACAGTAGCTTCATAGAGAAGAGCTTCACAGGCTGGTTGAAGGCCATAGTTATCAGCAACTGgaccagataaaaaaaaattaaaggcaACACATTAGACAAATTATCTTCCCGCCAATAAATTTAActcaaaaatagaaaacactaaaaatggGGCTAAATATGTGAAGATTGTCCTGAGGCAAAAACTCACCCTctcttgtgtttatttatgtgtttagtCATTTTTCTTGGTTAGATGATATTTTATGTTCATGATTAATGTGGCATTTTACCTTTTCCACTGAGGGAACGTAACAACCTGGAACCCAGAACTTCTCATAGCTTTTAATAACCTGTAGGACTTGTCTGTAACTTCCACCTTGTGTTTCCGCTGTGTTTTATTAACAGAAACCTTTTGGACTATTGCCGTTAAAAAGACGACACCAGGATGAATGTCCTTTATGTGCAATGTTCGGTAGGTAGAGTGGACTGCAGATTAGTTGTGGGATAGAAGTTAATGGAATTTTTGGCGACTTATTTCACATAAACGTGGTGACTTATAAAAATCATTATCATGATATTAATGGAAAGACCTCATCCACAGCAGGAGGTTGACAGAatggagagcaaagagagagaacagaagcaCCAGACCAGCTCCCACCCTGCTGATTAGCTTGTTGGATAGTCTGTACCAGTTGCTCACTCCTGTTGTCCTGTGTCTACTTTCAGATATCAGCCTCGTTTTACTGTTTGCTGATTGCTCTCCTGTGCTGGAGCACGTGTTAAGCTACTGCTGATGCAGACTGaacatttccttcctttcctttacTGTTCACGACAAAAGCTTTCCACTGGCGAACCAGGGACATCATTTCACTGAGGAAATGCAACGTGATTACCACCAGGTTTATGGAGCTTCATTAGCGGTGCTATATGCTAACATATGGACGTATTCTGTGCTAATTGATCGGTTTTTACACATTGGATGGAGGAATGGtacaaacagccacagggagtTGAAAAGGTCTGCAGGTGACAGGCTCGTACTGTGACACACGGGACTACCACACCTTCAACACATCATCAAGGTAAACACCCAACTTGCTGTGCGGTGCATGAAGTGGACATGAAGTGGCAGCACGTACCTGTTCATCACAGTCAGACTCCAGGTAGGAGGAGTCTTTGATTAAGCAGTTATCAAAGCCACAGTCGTCGCTCTCGTTGAGGCACTCGCAGCCGGCTTTGTTGACAAAAGGCATGAGGTCCATCTGAAAACAAACCGAACAAGACAAACTCAACTTCTGGGTCTATTTCCGCCTTTATTTAAGGTTTACACACATCCCTTTGAATGAAGCAACCGCCTGATTCATATTCTCTCTGGTTCACACCAGCACTTCTGTTTCCAACTTGATGTCgcatactgtgtgttttcttgtgttcatgtctttttttctgttacataTGATTtcatactactactactaagaAACAGGGCTGAACAGAATCAGCTGCTACAGGAAATGGCTACATCaatattaatgtattaaaaTTGCAAGAGAGTGGGGactatataaaaaatataaatggcCAGCTTCTAAAACGTGAGAGTaaatcctgcacacacacacacacacacacacacacacacacacacacacacacacacacacacacacacacacacacacacacacacacacacaccccaaacCAGCCCTCCAACAGAATGATGAGGTGTCCACTCACGTATCCCTTTGGAATATCAGAGTCCTCGCTGTTTCCCGGGTCGttctctgtgtgctgtttgaTCTTCTCCTCCAGACCTGCAGAGTCCGCCCCCTGATACTGATCAACCCGAACCCTGTTCCTGAAGAACAAGAACGTCGGTGTGGCTGAGATGTTGTTGGCT
Proteins encoded in this window:
- the txnl1 gene encoding thioredoxin-like protein 1 codes for the protein MVGVKVIGSDPDFQPELAAAGSRLAVVKFTMAGCRPCVTIAPAFNMLSNKYPQVVFLEVDVHVCQATAAANNISATPTFLFFRNRVRVDQYQGADSAGLEEKIKQHTENDPGNSEDSDIPKGYMDLMPFVNKAGCECLNESDDCGFDNCLIKDSSYLESDCDEQLLITMAFNQPVKLFSMKLLSSDFAQAPKVMKVFINLPRSMGFDDAERSEATQTLELSEEDYKDEGLIPLRYVKFQNVQSVTLFVKSNQGDEETTKINYLTFIGTPVQATNMNDFKRVVGKKGESH